A single region of the Streptomyces virginiae genome encodes:
- a CDS encoding FAD-dependent oxidoreductase, which yields MNNTAVVVGGGIGGLATALGLHRIGWNVTVIERSPTPEDAGAGISLAANGLHALDELGIGHAVRAASRNQYTGGTRTPNGTWLTHMNGTALEEAVGTPIVGIPRATLHRLLREHLPTDTLRIGTEAGPITQTTPTTARVTYGTTTLDADLVIAADGINSRTRHHLFPTHPHPTYSGSTVLRAITDHPVDLHTDFELTWGHGTEFGHIAFLDGRAEWHAVLDLPARTRFTDPLTELRRRFRTWHDPIPALLDATHPDAVLHHDINELPTPLPTYVAGRIALLGDAAHAMTPHLGQGACQALEDAVTLAAALATEPTVPAALTRYDAERRPRAQAVARAARQAGRMGQQLSHPLAVALRNTAMRLTPSRAATRMILRHHTWVPPRLA from the coding sequence ATGAACAACACAGCCGTAGTGGTCGGAGGCGGCATCGGCGGACTCGCCACCGCCCTCGGACTCCACCGCATCGGATGGAACGTCACCGTCATCGAACGCTCCCCGACCCCCGAAGACGCCGGAGCCGGCATCTCACTCGCCGCCAACGGCCTCCACGCACTCGACGAACTCGGCATCGGCCACGCCGTACGCGCCGCCTCCCGCAACCAATACACAGGCGGCACCCGCACCCCCAACGGCACCTGGCTCACCCACATGAACGGCACCGCACTCGAAGAAGCCGTAGGCACACCCATCGTCGGCATCCCCCGCGCCACCCTCCACCGACTCCTGCGCGAACACCTCCCCACCGACACACTCCGCATCGGCACCGAAGCCGGCCCCATCACACAGACCACCCCGACCACAGCCCGCGTCACCTACGGCACCACCACCCTCGACGCCGACCTCGTCATCGCAGCCGACGGCATCAACAGCCGCACACGCCACCACCTCTTCCCCACCCACCCCCACCCCACCTACAGCGGCTCCACCGTCCTACGCGCCATCACCGACCACCCCGTCGACCTCCACACCGACTTCGAACTCACCTGGGGCCACGGAACCGAATTCGGACACATCGCCTTCCTCGACGGCCGAGCCGAATGGCACGCCGTCCTCGACCTCCCCGCCCGAACCCGCTTCACCGACCCACTCACCGAACTACGCCGCCGATTCCGCACCTGGCACGACCCCATCCCCGCCCTCCTCGACGCCACCCACCCCGACGCCGTACTGCACCACGACATCAACGAACTCCCCACACCCCTCCCCACCTACGTGGCCGGACGGATCGCCCTGCTCGGCGACGCGGCACACGCCATGACCCCCCACCTCGGACAGGGCGCCTGCCAGGCCCTGGAGGACGCCGTCACCCTGGCCGCAGCCCTCGCCACCGAGCCGACCGTCCCTGCCGCCCTCACCCGCTACGACGCCGAACGCCGCCCCCGCGCCCAAGCGGTGGCACGAGCCGCCCGCCAAGCCGGCCGGATGGGCCAGCAGCTCTCCCACCCCTTGGCCGTCGCCCTCCGCAACACGGCCATGCGACTGACCCCCTCCCGCGCCGCGACCCGCATGATCCTCCGCCACCACACCTGGGTCCCTCCACGGCTCGCCTAG
- a CDS encoding TetR/AcrR family transcriptional regulator, translating into MASDRRTLLADAALDVLADEGMRGLTHRAVDRRAGMPPGTTSTYFRTRAALLAGLVTRLVQVDQAELQAMAEELPPLRTVGELVDGMVALTRQRLTGEGRRRSLARYACAVESVRDPELREILIPRENAGREAVRLFLAARGVTDVEDRTHTLLTCIDGLVFDRLVSGGEVSREALTGLVAAAVRGDDVPG; encoded by the coding sequence ATGGCTTCGGATCGACGTACCTTGCTCGCGGATGCGGCTCTCGACGTGCTGGCGGACGAGGGCATGCGCGGGTTGACCCATCGGGCTGTCGACCGCAGGGCGGGGATGCCGCCCGGTACCACGTCGACGTACTTCCGCACCCGGGCGGCGTTGCTCGCCGGTCTCGTCACGCGTCTGGTTCAGGTCGACCAGGCGGAGTTGCAGGCGATGGCGGAGGAGCTTCCGCCGCTGCGTACGGTCGGGGAGTTGGTGGACGGCATGGTGGCGCTCACCCGGCAGCGGCTGACGGGTGAGGGGCGTCGGCGCTCACTGGCGCGCTACGCCTGCGCCGTCGAGAGCGTGCGCGATCCGGAGTTGCGCGAGATCCTCATCCCTCGTGAGAACGCCGGCCGTGAGGCGGTCCGGCTCTTTCTCGCCGCGCGTGGTGTGACGGATGTGGAGGATCGGACGCACACGCTGCTGACGTGCATCGACGGGCTGGTGTTCGATCGGCTGGTGAGCGGCGGCGAGGTGTCCCGTGAGGCGTTGACCGGGCTGGTCGCCGCCGCCGTGCGTGGGGACGACGTGCCGGGGTGA
- a CDS encoding alpha/beta fold hydrolase, which yields MTHTRTPAITAITAATAPIDAGELFYESTGEGPPVVLLHGGMLDLTMWDEQFTRLATLGHHVIRYDARGHGRSSTVSRDYAHHDDLHALLTHLDIPRATLVGLSLGARTAIDTALAHPQSVSALILASPGVSGRPFTDPYVAHHTAQQIAAIGDPAHGAQRFVEHFLRMWVDGPHREPSQVNPRLRARLHASATANVARHAHGLGAGTPQEIGAADRLASIGAPTLVLDGELDSTDITSNAQAIARSVPDAEHQRLASAAHMVNLESQGPFNLAVESFLASTTDHT from the coding sequence ATGACGCACACGCGCACACCCGCCATCACCGCCATCACCGCCGCCACCGCACCCATCGACGCGGGCGAACTCTTCTACGAGTCCACCGGCGAGGGACCCCCCGTCGTCCTGCTCCACGGCGGCATGCTCGACCTCACCATGTGGGACGAGCAATTCACCCGGCTCGCCACCCTCGGGCACCACGTCATCCGCTACGACGCCCGCGGCCACGGCCGCTCCTCCACCGTCTCACGGGACTACGCCCACCACGACGATCTCCACGCCCTGCTCACCCACCTCGACATCCCCCGCGCCACGCTCGTAGGACTCTCCCTCGGCGCACGGACCGCCATCGACACGGCCCTGGCCCACCCGCAGTCCGTCTCCGCACTGATCCTCGCCTCGCCCGGCGTGAGCGGCCGACCCTTCACCGACCCCTACGTCGCACACCACACCGCACAGCAGATCGCCGCGATCGGCGACCCGGCCCACGGCGCACAACGGTTCGTCGAGCACTTCCTCCGGATGTGGGTGGACGGACCCCACCGCGAACCGTCCCAGGTCAACCCCCGACTCCGCGCACGACTCCACGCGTCGGCGACCGCCAACGTCGCACGACACGCCCACGGGCTCGGCGCCGGGACGCCGCAGGAAATCGGCGCGGCGGACCGACTGGCCTCCATCGGCGCACCCACCCTCGTGCTCGACGGAGAACTCGACAGCACCGACATCACGTCGAACGCCCAAGCCATCGCCCGAAGCGTGCCCGACGCCGAACACCAACGGCTCGCCTCGGCGGCCCACATGGTCAACCTCGAAAGCCAGGGACCCTTCAACCTCGCGGTCGAATCCTTCCTCGCGTCCACGACCGACCACACCTGA
- a CDS encoding MarR family winged helix-turn-helix transcriptional regulator encodes MGVDERAKNEPPPGPLLYEVIRNLWPLHRTIVRAVERELTGTGMTAGQHAVMDELHRAGPRTVPQLARLLGLDRQPVQRLVNDATTLGLTETAPNPEHRRSHLIRLTPQGEAAIRSIQEAEETELRRRLFDLTTGDVATTLHVLRRLGEEFKDLAQNAPPHPTDRRGDPR; translated from the coding sequence ATGGGTGTCGATGAGCGTGCGAAGAACGAGCCCCCACCGGGGCCCCTGCTGTACGAAGTGATCCGCAACCTCTGGCCACTGCACCGCACCATCGTGCGCGCCGTGGAACGGGAGCTGACGGGCACGGGGATGACCGCCGGCCAGCACGCGGTGATGGACGAACTGCACAGGGCCGGCCCCCGAACCGTCCCCCAACTCGCCCGCCTGCTCGGCCTGGACCGACAGCCCGTCCAACGCCTCGTGAACGACGCGACAACCCTCGGGCTCACCGAGACCGCACCCAACCCGGAACACCGACGCTCCCACCTGATCCGGCTCACCCCCCAAGGGGAAGCCGCCATCCGGAGCATCCAGGAAGCCGAGGAAACCGAACTACGGCGCCGGCTGTTCGATCTCACCACCGGCGACGTCGCGACGACCCTGCACGTACTCCGACGCCTCGGCGAAGAATTCAAGGACCTCGCACAGAACGCCCCACCCCACCCCACGGACCGACGAGGCGACCCACGATGA
- a CDS encoding EF-hand domain-containing protein, translated as MGEKARKLFGALDLDEDGELTRAEVISALRSKGPTPAARGDLPFWGVGDAEASSALFDAADANGDAVLSFEEFAAVVDRRFGW; from the coding sequence ATGGGTGAGAAGGCCCGGAAGTTGTTCGGCGCGCTCGACCTGGATGAGGACGGGGAGCTGACGCGGGCGGAGGTGATCTCGGCGCTGCGGTCGAAGGGGCCGACTCCGGCGGCGCGGGGGGATCTGCCGTTCTGGGGTGTGGGGGATGCGGAGGCGTCGTCGGCGTTGTTCGACGCGGCCGATGCGAATGGGGATGCGGTGTTGTCGTTCGAGGAGTTCGCGGCGGTGGTGGATCGGCGGTTCGGCTGGTAG
- the pyk gene encoding pyruvate kinase: MRRAKIVCTLGPATDSYDQIKALVEAGMDIARLNLSHGTTAEHEERYQRVRKASDETGRSVGILADLQGPKIRLGRFREGPVLLERGDAFTITVEDHEGDRHTCGTTYKGLATDVTTGELILVDDGRVTLEVTEVDGPRVHTRVIEGGMVSDHKGLNLPGVAVSVPALSEKDIEDLRWALRTGADVIALSFVRSGRDIQDVHRIMDEEGRRLPVIAKVEKPQAVENIDDIVAAFDGIMVARGDLGVEMPLEQVPIVQKRAIKLAKRNAKPVIVATQMLDSMIDNSRPTRAEASDVANAIIDGTDAVMLSGETSVGKYPIETVRTMSRIVEAAEEDILAKGLPPLTDRNKPRTQGGAVARAAAEMGDFLDAKFLVAFTQSGDTVRRLSRYRSPIPLLAFTPDQATRSQLNLTWGVETFLGPHVDSTDAMVAQVEEELLRIGRCVPGDIVVITAGSPPGVTGSTNLVRIHHIGDAVR; encoded by the coding sequence ATGCGCCGAGCGAAAATCGTATGTACCCTGGGCCCCGCCACCGACTCATACGACCAGATCAAAGCCCTGGTCGAAGCCGGAATGGACATCGCCCGCCTCAATCTCAGCCACGGCACCACCGCCGAACACGAGGAGCGCTACCAGCGCGTACGCAAGGCCTCCGACGAGACCGGCCGCAGCGTCGGCATCCTCGCCGACCTTCAAGGCCCGAAGATCCGCCTCGGCCGCTTCCGCGAAGGACCCGTACTCCTTGAACGCGGCGACGCGTTCACCATCACCGTCGAGGACCACGAAGGCGACCGCCACACCTGCGGCACCACCTACAAAGGCCTCGCCACCGACGTCACCACCGGCGAACTCATCCTCGTCGACGACGGCCGCGTCACCCTCGAAGTCACCGAGGTCGACGGCCCCCGCGTCCACACCCGCGTCATCGAAGGCGGCATGGTCTCCGACCACAAAGGCCTCAACCTCCCCGGCGTAGCCGTCTCCGTCCCCGCCCTCTCCGAAAAAGACATCGAAGACCTCCGCTGGGCCCTGCGCACCGGCGCCGACGTCATCGCCCTCTCCTTCGTCCGCAGCGGCCGCGACATCCAGGACGTCCACCGCATCATGGACGAAGAAGGCCGACGCCTCCCCGTCATCGCCAAGGTCGAAAAGCCTCAAGCCGTCGAAAACATCGACGACATCGTCGCCGCCTTCGACGGCATCATGGTCGCCCGCGGCGACCTCGGCGTCGAAATGCCCCTCGAACAAGTCCCCATCGTCCAAAAGCGCGCCATCAAACTCGCCAAGCGCAACGCCAAACCCGTCATCGTCGCCACCCAAATGCTCGACTCGATGATCGACAACTCCCGCCCCACCCGCGCCGAAGCCAGCGACGTCGCCAACGCCATCATCGACGGCACCGACGCCGTCATGCTCTCCGGCGAAACCAGCGTCGGCAAATACCCCATCGAAACCGTCCGCACCATGTCCCGCATCGTCGAAGCCGCCGAAGAAGACATCCTCGCCAAGGGCCTCCCCCCACTCACCGACCGCAACAAGCCCCGCACCCAAGGCGGAGCCGTCGCCCGCGCCGCCGCCGAAATGGGCGACTTCCTCGACGCCAAATTTCTCGTCGCCTTCACCCAGAGCGGCGACACCGTCCGCCGACTCTCCCGCTACCGCTCACCCATTCCCCTCCTCGCCTTCACCCCCGACCAGGCCACCCGCTCCCAGCTCAACCTCACCTGGGGCGTCGAAACCTTCCTCGGCCCCCACGTCGACTCCACCGACGCCATGGTCGCCCAGGTCGAAGAAGAACTCCTGCGCATCGGCCGCTGCGTACCCGGCGACATCGTCGTCATCACCGCCGGCTCACCCCCCGGCGTCACCGGATCCACCAACCTCGTCCGCATCCACCACATCGGCGACGCGGTCCGCTGA
- a CDS encoding SIMPL domain-containing protein → MTQDASHQPYGTPEVPRVAVRGEARIEVDPEIARIGITVSARGTDRRTALEDLTRRNNAALDLIKSYGDPVEKLETGAFSITPELTRHGRAERVRAYHGRVHITAELSDFTTLGELTTRLADLELTEVDGPWWALRPTSPAHGRARRQAVLEAVQRAREYAEALGANLAALVELADLGAENAAPFTPAPGAGMRTMAFSATEDAGPPPLDLEPQRQTVYAQVNARFTMTPPQL, encoded by the coding sequence ATGACCCAGGACGCATCGCACCAGCCCTACGGAACCCCCGAAGTACCCCGCGTAGCAGTCCGCGGCGAAGCCCGCATCGAAGTCGACCCCGAGATCGCCCGCATCGGAATCACCGTCAGCGCCCGCGGCACCGACCGCCGCACCGCACTCGAAGACCTCACCCGCCGCAACAACGCCGCCCTCGACCTCATCAAGAGCTACGGCGACCCCGTCGAAAAACTCGAAACCGGCGCCTTCTCCATCACCCCCGAACTCACCCGCCACGGCCGTGCCGAACGCGTCCGCGCCTACCACGGCCGCGTCCACATCACCGCCGAACTCAGCGACTTCACCACCCTCGGCGAACTCACCACCCGCCTCGCCGACCTCGAACTCACCGAGGTCGACGGCCCCTGGTGGGCTCTGCGCCCCACCTCACCCGCCCACGGCCGAGCCCGCCGCCAAGCGGTCCTCGAAGCCGTCCAACGCGCCCGCGAATACGCCGAAGCCCTCGGCGCGAACCTCGCCGCCCTCGTCGAACTCGCCGACCTCGGCGCCGAGAACGCCGCCCCCTTCACCCCCGCCCCCGGCGCCGGCATGCGCACCATGGCCTTCAGCGCCACCGAGGACGCCGGCCCCCCGCCCCTCGACCTCGAACCCCAACGCCAGACCGTCTACGCACAGGTGAACGCCCGCTTCACCATGACCCCTCCGCAACTCTGA
- a CDS encoding bifunctional metallophosphatase/5'-nucleotidase: MAFDRRTFLGTSAATGAAVALAGATSSPAVAAAQDVKASGAGARTYAFTVMGTTDLHGNVFNWDYFTDKEFDDKAHNDVGLAKISTLVEQVRAEKGRRNTLLIDAGDTIQGTQLSYYYAKVDPITARRGPVHPMAQAMNAIGYDAAALGNHEFNYGIPVLRKFEEQCDFPLLGANALDAKSLRPAFAPYSMHKLRTPCGRDVKVAVLGLTNPGIAIWDKANVQGKMTFPGLEEQAAKYVPKLRSMGADVVIVSAHSGSSGTSSYGDQLPYIENAAGLVAEQVPGIDAILVGHAHTEIPEYRVKNKATGKDVVLSEPLKWGQRLTLFDFELTWEKGRWSVTKVAAKVLNSNTVAEDKKITRLLSDEHRKVVAYVNQVIGTSTQAMSSAEGAFKDVAIIDLINHVQAETVKGALAGSQWATLPVLSQASCFSRTASIPAGQVTIKDAAGLYPFENTMEARLLTGAQVKDYLEYSARYFVRTAPGDVVDPAKLTNAESIPDYNYDAVYGLTYDIDIAQPAGSRITGLSFQGKPVDPAAQFVLAVNNYRASGGGNFPHVPQAKQLWANSDEIRNTIIQWVKAKGTIDVAQFASVDWRLTRAGVAVF; the protein is encoded by the coding sequence ATGGCGTTCGACCGTAGGACTTTTCTGGGCACTTCGGCCGCTACGGGTGCCGCTGTGGCGTTGGCGGGGGCCACGAGCTCCCCGGCCGTGGCGGCTGCGCAGGATGTGAAGGCGTCCGGTGCGGGGGCGCGGACGTACGCGTTCACGGTGATGGGTACGACCGACTTGCACGGGAATGTCTTCAACTGGGACTACTTCACGGACAAGGAGTTCGACGACAAGGCGCACAACGACGTCGGTCTGGCGAAGATCTCGACGTTGGTGGAGCAGGTGCGGGCGGAGAAGGGGCGGCGTAACACGCTGCTGATCGACGCGGGTGACACGATCCAGGGCACGCAGCTTTCGTACTACTACGCGAAGGTGGATCCGATCACGGCGCGGCGTGGTCCGGTGCACCCGATGGCGCAGGCGATGAACGCGATCGGTTATGACGCGGCGGCGCTGGGGAACCACGAGTTCAATTACGGCATACCGGTGCTGCGGAAGTTCGAGGAGCAGTGCGATTTCCCGCTGCTGGGGGCGAACGCGCTGGATGCGAAGTCGCTGCGGCCGGCGTTCGCGCCGTACAGCATGCACAAGCTGCGGACTCCGTGCGGGCGTGATGTGAAGGTGGCGGTGCTGGGGCTGACGAACCCGGGTATCGCGATCTGGGACAAGGCGAACGTGCAGGGGAAGATGACGTTCCCGGGGCTGGAGGAGCAGGCGGCGAAGTACGTGCCGAAGCTGCGTTCGATGGGCGCGGATGTGGTGATCGTGTCGGCGCATTCCGGTTCGAGCGGTACGTCCTCGTACGGGGACCAGTTGCCGTACATCGAGAACGCGGCGGGGCTGGTGGCGGAGCAGGTGCCGGGGATCGACGCGATCCTGGTGGGGCACGCGCACACGGAGATCCCGGAGTACCGGGTGAAGAACAAGGCGACCGGCAAGGACGTGGTGCTGTCGGAGCCGCTGAAGTGGGGGCAGCGGCTGACGCTGTTCGACTTCGAGCTGACGTGGGAGAAGGGCCGCTGGTCGGTGACGAAGGTCGCGGCGAAGGTGCTGAACTCGAACACGGTCGCGGAGGACAAGAAGATCACGCGGCTGCTGTCGGACGAGCACCGCAAGGTCGTGGCGTACGTGAACCAGGTGATCGGTACGTCGACGCAGGCGATGTCGTCGGCGGAAGGGGCGTTCAAGGACGTCGCGATCATCGATCTGATCAACCATGTGCAGGCGGAGACGGTGAAGGGTGCGCTGGCCGGTTCGCAGTGGGCGACGCTGCCGGTGCTGTCGCAGGCGTCGTGCTTCTCGCGTACGGCGTCGATCCCGGCCGGTCAGGTGACGATCAAGGACGCGGCGGGTCTGTATCCGTTCGAGAACACGATGGAGGCGCGGCTGCTGACGGGTGCGCAGGTGAAGGACTACCTGGAGTACTCGGCGCGGTACTTCGTGCGGACGGCGCCGGGTGATGTGGTGGATCCGGCGAAGCTGACGAACGCGGAGAGCATTCCGGACTACAACTACGACGCGGTGTACGGGCTGACGTACGACATCGACATCGCGCAGCCGGCGGGTTCGCGGATCACGGGGTTGTCGTTCCAGGGGAAGCCGGTGGATCCGGCGGCGCAGTTCGTGTTGGCGGTGAACAACTACCGGGCGTCGGGTGGTGGGAACTTCCCGCACGTTCCGCAGGCCAAGCAGCTGTGGGCGAACTCGGACGAGATCCGTAACACGATCATCCAGTGGGTGAAGGCGAAGGGGACGATCGACGTGGCGCAGTTCGCGTCGGTGGACTGGCGTCTGACGCGGGCCGGGGTCGCGGTGTTCTAA
- a CDS encoding ALF repeat-containing protein, with amino-acid sequence MTTAALAPAVLIASPAFAAGPDAPANGNHPAPTAPDQTTPDQTVPDQAEEDRKTILAIIAHPMASEFMQEAGRKAIADGPKAMRKFIEVDQHNIRMDDYRIEILRLLPGAGPGLKEGINKVLSDGNTIEKLRHFYDVTQHELRDDDNKVEISRLIGTGGTGVKEAGKKALKGTPADRAEFLKTGRHLAQAQDDRVELARIDEGWDGPILTEAIDKLLNGPTTPAELRHFLEVTQYELRDQDNRVTIAKIIDGGGPELVKAGRAALAGTPADRTEFLKTGRHEAHAKDQAAKNNEKPTPGKDGKDGNGTGTGSGTNGTGTTTANTAVTAQGHNGSPLATTGAGDHTTMIAGGAGTALAAGAGLLLAARMRRAGAAR; translated from the coding sequence GTGACCACCGCTGCCCTCGCTCCGGCCGTCCTCATCGCGTCACCGGCGTTCGCCGCCGGCCCCGACGCCCCGGCCAACGGCAACCACCCGGCACCGACCGCGCCGGACCAGACCACGCCGGACCAGACCGTGCCCGACCAGGCCGAAGAGGACCGCAAGACCATCCTCGCGATCATCGCCCACCCGATGGCCAGCGAGTTCATGCAAGAAGCCGGCCGCAAGGCCATCGCCGACGGCCCCAAGGCCATGCGCAAGTTCATCGAAGTCGACCAGCACAACATCCGCATGGACGACTACCGCATCGAGATCCTGCGCCTCCTCCCGGGCGCCGGCCCCGGCCTGAAGGAGGGCATCAACAAGGTCCTCAGCGACGGCAACACCATCGAAAAGCTCCGCCACTTCTACGACGTGACCCAGCACGAGCTGCGCGACGACGACAACAAGGTCGAGATCTCCCGGCTCATCGGCACCGGCGGCACCGGCGTGAAGGAAGCCGGCAAGAAGGCACTCAAGGGCACCCCCGCCGACCGCGCGGAGTTCCTGAAGACCGGCCGCCACCTCGCCCAGGCCCAGGACGACCGGGTCGAGCTGGCCCGCATCGACGAGGGCTGGGACGGCCCGATCCTGACCGAGGCCATCGACAAGCTCCTGAACGGACCGACGACCCCGGCCGAGCTGCGCCACTTCCTGGAAGTGACCCAGTACGAGCTCCGCGACCAGGACAACCGCGTCACCATCGCGAAGATCATCGACGGTGGTGGTCCGGAACTCGTCAAGGCCGGCCGCGCCGCCCTCGCCGGCACCCCCGCCGACCGGACCGAGTTCCTCAAGACGGGCCGGCACGAAGCCCACGCCAAGGACCAGGCCGCCAAGAACAACGAAAAGCCGACCCCCGGCAAGGACGGCAAGGACGGCAACGGCACCGGAACGGGCTCCGGCACCAACGGCACCGGCACCACCACCGCCAACACCGCCGTCACCGCCCAGGGCCACAACGGCTCCCCCCTCGCCACCACGGGCGCGGGCGACCACACCACCATGATCGCCGGCGGCGCGGGCACCGCGCTCGCCGCCGGCGCCGGACTGCTCCTCGCCGCCCGCATGCGCCGCGCAGGCGCCGCACGCTGA
- a CDS encoding lysine N(6)-hydroxylase/L-ornithine N(5)-oxygenase family protein, with protein sequence MTAQLDAPYDLVGIGIGPFNLSLAALADGLPRQGAGELATAFYDQRRDFRWHPGLLIEGATLQVPFLADLVTLADPASPWSFLSYLKHKERLFPFYFAEQFHIHRAEYDAYCRWVAGRVPGLHFGHQVDAVRWNHERDLFEVDFTQLDATGEAEALGRTYTHNLALGIGTAPYVPEPLRPLADAPTVPVIHSADYLDNRRRILGAEHVTVIGSGQSGAEVFLDLLRARPVGRERLTWLARTPSFAPMEYSKLGLEHFTPDYTRYFHSLPEPVRDQLVPAQWQLHKGIDADTIAAIHAELYRRTLHGGWPDTVLTPGVSVRTAGRVATTKVELHLEHTEQGTRSRLTTDAVVLATGYQERPLGNLLAGLDPYLRKDSSGRPRIDDRYRMILDPTVTGSIFVQNGERHTHGVGAPDLGLAAWRSAAILNTLTGKEPYPQPDRTAFTTFGLEQREPTRPRPAGELRPLVEHP encoded by the coding sequence ATGACCGCCCAGCTCGACGCCCCCTACGACCTCGTCGGAATCGGGATCGGCCCCTTCAACCTGTCCCTCGCCGCCCTCGCCGACGGGCTGCCCCGACAAGGCGCCGGCGAACTCGCCACCGCCTTCTACGACCAGCGCCGCGACTTCCGCTGGCACCCCGGACTCCTCATCGAAGGCGCCACCCTCCAGGTCCCCTTCCTCGCCGACCTCGTCACCCTCGCCGACCCGGCCAGCCCTTGGAGCTTTCTCAGCTACCTCAAACACAAGGAACGACTCTTCCCCTTCTATTTCGCCGAGCAGTTCCACATCCACCGCGCCGAATACGACGCCTACTGCCGCTGGGTCGCCGGCCGCGTCCCCGGACTCCACTTCGGCCATCAGGTCGACGCCGTCCGCTGGAACCACGAACGCGACCTCTTCGAGGTCGACTTCACCCAACTCGACGCCACCGGCGAAGCCGAAGCCCTCGGCCGCACCTACACCCACAACCTCGCCCTCGGGATCGGCACCGCCCCCTACGTCCCCGAACCCCTGCGCCCCCTCGCCGACGCCCCCACCGTCCCCGTCATCCACTCCGCCGACTACCTCGACAACCGCCGACGCATCCTCGGCGCCGAACACGTCACCGTCATCGGATCGGGCCAGTCCGGCGCCGAAGTCTTCCTCGACCTCCTCCGCGCCCGCCCCGTCGGCCGCGAACGCCTCACCTGGCTCGCACGCACCCCCTCCTTCGCCCCCATGGAGTACTCCAAGCTCGGCCTCGAACACTTCACCCCCGACTACACCCGCTACTTCCACTCCCTCCCCGAACCCGTACGCGACCAGCTCGTCCCCGCCCAATGGCAACTCCACAAGGGCATCGACGCCGACACCATCGCCGCCATCCACGCGGAGCTCTACCGCCGCACCCTCCACGGGGGCTGGCCCGACACCGTCCTCACCCCCGGAGTCAGCGTGCGTACCGCCGGCCGCGTCGCCACCACCAAGGTCGAACTCCACCTCGAACACACCGAGCAGGGCACCCGCTCCCGCCTCACCACCGACGCCGTCGTCCTCGCCACCGGCTACCAGGAACGCCCCCTCGGCAACCTCCTCGCAGGCCTCGACCCCTACCTGCGCAAGGACTCCTCCGGCCGCCCCCGCATCGACGACCGCTACCGGATGATCCTCGACCCCACCGTCACCGGCAGCATCTTCGTCCAGAACGGCGAACGCCACACCCACGGCGTCGGCGCCCCCGACCTCGGCCTCGCCGCCTGGCGCAGCGCCGCCATCCTCAACACCCTCACCGGCAAGGAGCCCTACCCCCAGCCGGATCGCACCGCCTTCACCACCTTCGGCCTCGAACAGCGCGAACCCACCCGCCCCCGCCCTGCCGGCGAACTCCGCCCGCTCGTCGAACACCCTTGA